A stretch of the Calypte anna isolate BGI_N300 chromosome 21, bCalAnn1_v1.p, whole genome shotgun sequence genome encodes the following:
- the LOC115599489 gene encoding phospholipase A2 crotoxin basic chain-like has product MKVLLILAVLLTCSVFMAHGKPSRTYPPGLEGSTVGNLTGQGCYSGRGSSSITKASMDRCCRLRACCYAKLAAGRCRLRPTQPLSALRARIPTCRSGTWCQRGACRCEQRAQLCRARDRGLLRPPSKCQGRVGRTTNCP; this is encoded by the exons ATGAAGGTCCTGCTGATACTGGCAGTGCTGCTTACCTGCA GTGTGTTCATGGCTCATGGGAAGCCCTCCCGCACATACCCACCAGGACTGGAAGGAAGCACTGTAGGAAATCTGACCGGCCAGGGCTGCTACTCGGGacggggcagcagcagcataaCCAAGGCTTCAATGGACCG GTGCTGCCGGCTCCGTGCCTGCTGCTACGCCAAGCTGGCTGCAGGGCGCTGCCGCCTGAGACCCACACAGCCCCTCTCAGCACTCAGGGCAAGAATCCCCACTTGCA GGTCTGGGACCTGGTGTCAGCGCGGTGCCTGCAGATGTgagcagagagctcagctctgccgGGCGAGGGACCGAGGGCTGCTCCGCCCCCCCAGCAAGTGCCAGGGACGAGTCGGGag GACAACAAACTGCCCATGA
- the LOC115599490 gene encoding basic phospholipase A2 homolog, with protein MNSLLSFAVLFAWGLSPAHGNLWNLQEMITKVTERNALLHYSFYGCYCGLGGKGKPKDPTDKCCQLHDYCYDNLLSYHCDAKKQSYRYSWWGGSPSCSEVSWCGQLSCECDRSLALCLKRNLGSYNKWYRFYLKHLCR; from the exons ATGaactctctcctctcctttgccGTGCTGTTTGCTTGGG GTTTGTCCCCAGCTCATGGAAACCTCTGGAATCTGCAGGAGATGATCACAAAGGTGACGGAGAGGAACGCTTTGCTGCACTACTCCTTCTATGGCTGCTATTGTGGCTTGGGTGGCAAAGGGAAGCCCAAGGACCCCACGGACAA GTGCTGCCAGCTGCATGATTACTGCTACGACAACCTCCTTTCCTACCACTGTGATGCCAAGAAGCAAAGTTATCGCTacagctggtggggtggcagCCCCTCCTGCA GTGAGGTCTCCTGGTGTGGACAGCTCTCCTGCGAGTGCGACCGCAGCCTGGCACTCTGCCTGAAGAGAAACCTGGGGAGTTACAACAAATGGTACCGCTTCTATCTCAAGCACCTGTGCAGGTGA